A region of Allocoleopsis franciscana PCC 7113 DNA encodes the following proteins:
- a CDS encoding O-antigen ligase family protein has translation MRSRFKIPAVCDRVFQILKSLVSQHPEPRLQAAWVALQGGLFLFPWMPTLGIVGLLLAVAGAWKQEYRTIIQRPLNWGLAILSGWLVMTSCFAHNRPEAFLGLANLLPYFLVFAAYSRLIQYPSQLRQLAKLLVIGSLPVVTIGFGQLFGGWAGNVPWQIVFGWILEAKGNPPGRMSSVFMYANILAAYLQIVFILGLGLWIERFQAWRNSGNRYPVGQLLVWSITVLGTAIALILTNSRNAWGIVVLACLSFALYLGWRWIVLAVTAAASTVLWASFGPQLGRQWLRSTIVPPFLWARLTDQLYPNRPLALMRKTQWQFAWTMTQERPWMGWGLRNFTPLYQAKMHLWLGHPHNLLLMLMAETGIPATLLFFGLIGWILAQAVLILRVRSEIEPLENRPSWHQDRLIFFTYLMAFGGCTLFNLVDVTLFDLRANTFCWVILSAICGVVARYQGILTSPRFEKGVN, from the coding sequence GTGAGGAGTCGTTTCAAAATTCCAGCGGTGTGCGATAGGGTTTTTCAAATCCTGAAATCGCTTGTGAGTCAGCATCCTGAACCCCGTTTGCAGGCGGCGTGGGTGGCTCTGCAAGGGGGGCTGTTCTTGTTCCCCTGGATGCCAACGCTGGGGATCGTGGGACTACTTTTAGCTGTGGCAGGAGCATGGAAGCAAGAGTACCGTACTATTATTCAACGCCCCTTGAATTGGGGACTAGCTATTCTGAGTGGATGGCTGGTGATGACCAGCTGCTTTGCCCATAACCGTCCAGAAGCATTTCTAGGTTTAGCCAATTTATTACCGTATTTCCTGGTTTTTGCCGCTTACAGTCGTTTAATTCAGTATCCCTCTCAATTGCGACAGCTCGCCAAGCTTCTGGTTATTGGTTCCTTGCCCGTTGTGACCATCGGGTTTGGGCAATTATTTGGGGGATGGGCAGGCAATGTGCCGTGGCAAATTGTGTTCGGTTGGATACTCGAAGCGAAAGGCAATCCTCCAGGACGAATGTCTTCGGTGTTCATGTACGCCAATATTCTTGCCGCTTATCTCCAAATCGTGTTTATTTTGGGATTAGGGCTATGGATTGAGAGGTTTCAAGCTTGGCGAAACAGTGGGAATCGTTACCCCGTTGGGCAGTTATTGGTTTGGAGTATAACCGTACTGGGGACTGCGATCGCGCTGATTCTGACTAATTCTCGTAATGCCTGGGGGATCGTTGTTTTAGCTTGCCTTAGCTTTGCCCTATATCTGGGTTGGCGCTGGATTGTCCTAGCCGTCACGGCAGCAGCGAGTACCGTTCTCTGGGCTTCGTTTGGCCCTCAGTTGGGTCGTCAATGGCTGCGGAGTACAATTGTCCCACCTTTCTTGTGGGCACGACTGACTGACCAATTGTATCCCAATCGTCCACTGGCTCTGATGCGGAAAACCCAGTGGCAGTTTGCCTGGACAATGACTCAGGAACGTCCTTGGATGGGTTGGGGGTTACGGAATTTTACGCCACTGTACCAAGCAAAAATGCATCTTTGGCTGGGTCATCCCCATAATTTGCTACTCATGTTGATGGCTGAAACGGGTATTCCGGCGACACTGCTATTTTTTGGCTTAATTGGCTGGATTTTGGCTCAAGCTGTCTTAATTTTAAGAGTTAGGTCAGAGATTGAACCCCTCGAAAATAGACCTTCCTGGCATCAAGACAGATTAATTTTTTTCACTTATCTGATGGCTTTCGGGGGCTGCACTTTATTTAACTTAGTAGATGTAACCCTGTTTGATCTGCGAGCCAATACTTTTTGTTGGGTAATTTTATCGGCAATTTGCGGCGTCGTTGCTCGATATCAAGGAATTTTGACTTCGCCACGCTTTGAAAAAGGCGTGAACTGA
- a CDS encoding YaaW family protein: protein MDELRSALELATEEELVQLTDILFRRKFNPLDYVQTPDPIEVQSRDREAWLDAIEDRFRFLAADGLTVLKGRSHEFTYRQALIQVCHYLKIPYSKKLTTTDIEAEIFLNLMGRAWKKLPASEKKSLTVRVQRSLAQSNFSEPLPVHLQHNPMSLLVKGGSALAVSSILKPIVLQQMARQLALHFAKYQVAKEAVVRGGAAAAAQVESYLAIQTARRGMALNAARYGATRSVFAFLGPVLWGYFFADLGWRAIATNYGRIIPTIFALAQIRLTRTECWEPV from the coding sequence TTGGATGAACTGAGAAGCGCCTTAGAGTTAGCGACGGAAGAAGAGTTAGTTCAACTGACGGATATTTTGTTCCGTCGTAAGTTTAATCCCCTCGATTATGTTCAAACACCTGATCCGATTGAGGTGCAAAGCCGCGATCGCGAGGCTTGGTTAGATGCCATCGAGGATCGATTTCGCTTTTTAGCGGCAGATGGCTTAACAGTACTCAAAGGACGCAGCCACGAATTTACCTACCGACAAGCGCTGATTCAAGTTTGTCATTATCTGAAGATTCCTTACTCTAAAAAACTGACAACGACGGATATAGAGGCAGAGATATTTCTGAATTTAATGGGTCGAGCTTGGAAAAAGTTACCCGCCTCAGAAAAGAAATCCCTGACAGTGCGAGTGCAGCGATCGCTAGCTCAGTCTAACTTTTCTGAACCCCTCCCCGTACATCTCCAGCACAACCCCATGAGTTTACTGGTTAAAGGGGGCAGCGCTTTAGCCGTTAGCTCAATTCTGAAACCCATTGTGTTGCAACAAATGGCGCGTCAACTTGCCCTTCATTTCGCTAAGTATCAAGTTGCTAAAGAAGCGGTTGTTCGTGGCGGTGCAGCAGCAGCGGCTCAAGTGGAAAGCTACCTGGCGATTCAAACCGCACGACGGGGAATGGCGTTAAATGCCGCTCGTTATGGAGCGACTCGGAGTGTATTTGCCTTTTTGGGGCCGGTACTCTGGGGTTATTTCTTTGCTGACTTGGGCTGGCGGGCGATCGCCACTAATTACGGTCGGATTATCCCCACCATCTTTGCTTTAGCACAAATTCGTCTCACTCGCACCGAATGTTGGGAACCTGTTTAA
- a CDS encoding NAD(P)/FAD-dependent oxidoreductase — translation MFDVAIIGAGLAGLTCAQQLHQAGYHLVVVEKSRGVGGRLATRRLYDTCADHGVRYLEPQGRLLQPLIKLLVQRDILHTWTDTLYELQPTTSESLSENSAHPSHLTCYAAPAGMTAVAKFLATGLDIEFNRRVEAITPTEEQSWLLTLDSTEAPHELTARAVVVAIPAPQALMLLEPLAAKGLSPEFLDRLSSVTFEPCLSAIAGYPSAAIQDFPKACTVSNDSDLAWIGLDSSKRLTAQMPIFVLQSTAEFAQQYLDAEDLKPAGQQLLSRAAQLLAPWLDTPDWLQVHRWRYAFPKTPLNQDYLYTPTPLPLVCCGDWCGGKRIESALNSGLAAAAQINQQLQQRSLPGENFCKTLS, via the coding sequence GTGTTTGATGTTGCCATTATTGGTGCAGGACTTGCAGGACTCACTTGCGCCCAACAACTGCATCAAGCTGGATATCATCTGGTTGTCGTGGAAAAGTCTCGCGGCGTCGGTGGACGTTTGGCGACACGACGCCTTTATGATACCTGCGCTGATCATGGGGTACGTTACCTAGAACCACAGGGAAGGTTATTGCAACCGCTGATTAAACTTCTGGTACAGCGCGATATCCTCCATACCTGGACTGATACGTTGTACGAACTCCAACCCACGACATCGGAGTCATTGAGCGAAAATTCGGCTCACCCCTCACACCTTACCTGTTACGCAGCCCCCGCCGGAATGACAGCCGTTGCCAAATTTCTAGCAACGGGTTTAGACATTGAGTTCAATCGACGAGTGGAAGCGATAACACCGACAGAAGAACAGAGTTGGCTTCTCACCCTCGACTCAACAGAGGCACCTCATGAGCTAACCGCTAGAGCCGTTGTTGTCGCCATCCCAGCGCCCCAAGCTTTAATGCTACTCGAACCTCTAGCCGCAAAAGGTCTGTCACCGGAATTTTTAGATCGCCTGAGTTCTGTCACATTTGAACCTTGCCTGAGTGCGATCGCAGGTTATCCATCAGCCGCCATTCAAGACTTCCCTAAGGCTTGTACTGTATCTAATGATTCTGACTTAGCCTGGATTGGCTTAGATAGTAGCAAACGTCTAACGGCTCAGATGCCGATTTTTGTTTTACAAAGTACCGCTGAGTTTGCCCAACAATACCTGGATGCCGAAGATCTAAAGCCAGCAGGACAGCAGCTATTATCCCGTGCCGCACAATTACTTGCTCCCTGGCTCGATACTCCCGATTGGCTGCAAGTTCATCGTTGGCGTTATGCCTTTCCCAAGACTCCGTTAAATCAAGACTATCTCTACACCCCAACACCCTTACCCCTCGTTTGTTGTGGCGATTGGTGTGGGGGCAAGCGGATAGAAAGTGCTTTAAACTCTGGATTAGCCGCCGCTGCCCAAATTAATCAACAATTACAACAGCGATCCCTACCCGGAGAAAATTTTTGTAAGACGCTCTCTTAG
- a CDS encoding CCA tRNA nucleotidyltransferase: MASSVLSPETWPFSQEWLPSEACLVGGAVRDALLGRQGEYLDLDFVLPTDAVQTARQLAQHYNAGFVVLDPDRQIARVVFEQATVDLAQQEGDSLETDLRRRDFTINAIAYNPHTQQLIDPLQGYADLQQGMIRMVSPQNLQNDPLRLLRAYRQAAQLGFKIEPATQSIIRQLAPLLQKIAAERVQVELGYLLKSPQGTAWIKTAWEDKLLQGWFPDATAQGLAQVAAVDHAAMILEEIWPEIGVELRASVGGKSASLVSLSKLSYLLPSVPEAAEEQLLNLKYSRAEVRTGITLVKHLPQLLSHATSPMSIKEQYFFFQKVGAVFPALAVLGVASGIYVDQVTPLINRYFTPDDPVAHPTQLVTGKNLMRSLDLPAGRQIGQLLTAIGVARAEGRISTAAQALEFAAQMIDTP; the protein is encoded by the coding sequence ATGGCTTCCTCTGTCCTCTCTCCCGAAACTTGGCCTTTTAGCCAAGAGTGGCTACCCTCAGAGGCTTGCTTAGTCGGTGGTGCCGTGCGGGATGCCTTACTCGGAAGACAGGGTGAGTACTTAGACTTAGACTTTGTTTTGCCCACGGATGCTGTACAGACAGCGCGACAACTAGCTCAGCACTACAACGCTGGATTTGTGGTACTCGATCCTGATCGCCAGATTGCGAGAGTGGTATTCGAGCAGGCAACCGTGGATTTGGCTCAACAAGAAGGCGACAGTTTGGAGACGGATTTGCGGCGGCGGGACTTTACAATCAATGCGATCGCCTACAATCCCCATACCCAACAACTCATCGACCCGCTCCAAGGTTATGCCGATTTGCAACAAGGTATGATCCGGATGGTATCACCCCAAAATCTCCAAAATGATCCCTTGCGGTTACTACGAGCCTATCGGCAAGCCGCCCAGCTTGGTTTTAAGATAGAACCAGCGACTCAGTCAATTATTCGCCAGCTAGCGCCCTTACTCCAGAAGATAGCCGCAGAACGAGTGCAGGTAGAATTAGGCTATTTGCTGAAATCTCCCCAAGGGACTGCCTGGATAAAAACGGCATGGGAGGATAAGCTGCTACAAGGGTGGTTTCCCGATGCAACGGCTCAAGGCTTAGCACAAGTTGCAGCCGTTGACCATGCAGCGATGATTTTAGAAGAAATCTGGCCTGAAATTGGAGTAGAACTTCGAGCCTCAGTTGGTGGCAAGTCAGCCTCTTTGGTGAGTCTGTCGAAGTTGTCGTATTTGCTGCCATCCGTGCCAGAAGCCGCTGAAGAACAATTATTGAATTTAAAGTATAGTCGCGCTGAGGTTCGTACAGGGATTACCCTGGTCAAACACTTGCCCCAACTTTTGTCTCACGCCACATCTCCAATGTCTATCAAGGAACAGTATTTTTTCTTTCAGAAGGTTGGAGCCGTGTTTCCCGCTTTGGCAGTTCTGGGTGTGGCGTCTGGAATCTATGTGGATCAGGTTACACCTCTGATTAACCGATATTTTACCCCTGATGATCCCGTGGCTCACCCCACTCAATTGGTAACGGGCAAAAATTTGATGCGATCGCTTGATCTTCCAGCAGGACGGCAAATTGGTCAACTGCTCACGGCTATCGGGGTTGCACGCGCCGAGGGGAGAATTTCTACAGCAGCACAAGCCTTAGAATTCGCGGCTCAGATGATTGACACTCCTTAA
- a CDS encoding Ycf34 family protein — MCICVNCHYVDRCTTYHAVETQHEVPHLTETPDFEATEPTINVNIRPHQDYVEMEWDVVGCLSFKQETGKWAKLRPGELVPT, encoded by the coding sequence ATGTGTATTTGCGTTAACTGCCACTATGTAGACCGCTGTACCACCTATCATGCCGTGGAAACTCAGCATGAGGTGCCGCACTTGACGGAAACCCCCGATTTTGAAGCGACAGAACCTACCATTAATGTCAATATTCGTCCCCATCAAGATTACGTGGAGATGGAATGGGATGTCGTGGGGTGCCTGAGCTTTAAGCAAGAAACCGGAAAATGGGCTAAGCTGCGTCCGGGTGAGCTGGTGCCCACTTAA
- a CDS encoding DedA family protein: MSFEFLSLETIQEIARHYGYWAVFFGIALESLGIPIPGETITIVGGFLAGSGELDYWLVLGTASSGAVVGSSAGYWIGKLGGWALLGRAGRLFRISEAQLMEVKREFGENAGRAVFFGRFVAFLRILASPMAGIVEMPFPQFMLFNIAGATVWASVMVTLSFFLGRIVPLEQLISWVAKFAIIALILVVAWFVVPGWLESRKLKQSSVSEQPPAPGE, translated from the coding sequence ATGTCTTTTGAGTTTCTGTCACTGGAGACAATCCAGGAAATTGCACGGCACTATGGCTACTGGGCTGTTTTTTTTGGAATCGCCCTGGAAAGCTTAGGAATTCCTATACCTGGGGAAACAATTACCATCGTAGGGGGTTTCCTGGCAGGTAGTGGAGAACTCGATTATTGGTTGGTACTGGGTACGGCAAGCAGCGGTGCTGTTGTGGGCAGCAGCGCTGGTTATTGGATTGGCAAACTGGGCGGCTGGGCTTTGTTGGGACGAGCGGGGCGTTTGTTTCGCATCAGTGAAGCGCAACTAATGGAAGTGAAAAGGGAATTTGGGGAAAATGCGGGTAGAGCTGTATTTTTCGGCAGATTTGTAGCATTTCTGCGGATTTTAGCCAGTCCAATGGCGGGAATTGTGGAAATGCCCTTCCCGCAATTCATGTTGTTCAATATAGCTGGTGCTACCGTTTGGGCTTCAGTAATGGTGACTTTATCGTTCTTTCTCGGACGAATTGTGCCACTCGAGCAATTAATCTCTTGGGTTGCTAAATTTGCGATCATTGCTCTGATCCTGGTGGTTGCTTGGTTTGTGGTTCCAGGATGGTTAGAGTCACGAAAGCTGAAACAATCATCGGTTAGCGAGCAGCCTCCAGCACCAGGGGAGTAA
- a CDS encoding class I SAM-dependent methyltransferase, translating to MQTLDQTKADLFAQRMLDILNNGAIVLMTSIGHRTGLFDTLAQLPPSTSQQIADAAGLNERYVREWLGSMVTGCFVEYEPTAGVYSLPPEHAAFLTRDASPNNIAVTTQFLPLLGAVEDQVIECFYKGGGVPYSAYKRFHQVMAEDSGQTVVAALEEHILPLIPDLTKALEGGIDVLDVGCGSGRALNEMAKQFPNSRFKGYDFSEEAIAAAQAQANNLRLTNIQFQVKDAAKLNEVEQYDLICTFDSIHDQAKPDIVLRGIYQALRPDGTYLMQDIRASSNVHGNLDHPIAPLLYTISCLHCMTVSLAADGMGLGAVWGEEKALEMLKDAGFSRVTIQQLDHDFMNNFYIVKKN from the coding sequence ATGCAGACCCTCGATCAAACCAAAGCCGACCTGTTCGCTCAACGGATGTTGGACATTCTCAATAACGGAGCAATCGTGCTGATGACATCCATTGGGCACCGCACCGGATTATTTGATACCTTGGCTCAACTGCCACCCTCCACAAGTCAGCAAATTGCCGATGCTGCCGGATTGAATGAGCGCTACGTGCGGGAGTGGTTAGGTTCGATGGTGACAGGTTGTTTCGTGGAATATGAGCCGACTGCCGGTGTCTACTCCCTGCCTCCTGAACATGCCGCATTTCTGACACGAGATGCGAGTCCTAATAACATTGCTGTCACTACACAATTCCTTCCCTTACTGGGAGCGGTAGAAGATCAGGTGATCGAATGCTTCTATAAAGGCGGCGGCGTTCCCTACTCTGCTTACAAGCGCTTCCATCAAGTTATGGCGGAAGATAGTGGGCAAACGGTCGTTGCGGCACTCGAAGAGCATATTCTTCCCCTAATTCCCGATTTAACGAAAGCTTTGGAAGGGGGAATTGATGTGCTTGATGTGGGTTGTGGAAGTGGTCGTGCTCTCAACGAAATGGCGAAGCAATTTCCCAACAGTCGCTTCAAAGGGTACGATTTCTCGGAAGAGGCGATCGCAGCAGCTCAAGCGCAAGCCAATAATCTAAGACTCACCAACATTCAGTTTCAGGTCAAAGATGCTGCCAAACTGAATGAAGTGGAACAGTATGACTTGATCTGCACGTTTGATTCGATTCATGACCAAGCCAAACCCGATATCGTTTTGCGTGGGATTTACCAGGCGTTGCGCCCGGATGGCACCTACTTAATGCAAGATATTCGTGCATCCAGCAATGTTCACGGCAATTTAGATCATCCCATCGCACCATTACTCTACACGATTTCTTGCCTGCACTGTATGACAGTATCACTCGCCGCCGACGGCATGGGACTGGGTGCAGTTTGGGGTGAAGAAAAAGCTCTAGAAATGTTAAAAGATGCAGGATTTTCTCGTGTGACCATTCAGCAGCTTGACCATGATTTCATGAATAATTTTTACATCGTTAAGAAGAATTAA
- a CDS encoding response regulator: MVSEISADRCTPIQQTSPLILVADDDKITRLMLHKVLKREGYSVVEASQGDECLEVYKHTQPSLILLDAMMPVMDGFECCTTLQSFPGSEHIPVLMITALDDQASVDRAFEVGASDYITKPINLAVLRQRVRILIEKSRLYRELEQANQKLLHLATIDSLTQVSNRRSFDEYLSREWQRMAREFSPISLILCDVDFFKNYNDTYGHPCGDACLKAVARTISESVKRPADLVARYGGEEFAVILPNTEGIGAAHIAHNIQSKIRALKIPHANSDVSEYVTVSIGIASLFPTSESIADTLIAAADRALYRAKAQGRNCLIFSTNC; this comes from the coding sequence ATGGTTAGTGAAATATCGGCCGATCGGTGTACCCCTATCCAACAGACTTCCCCTCTCATTTTAGTGGCAGATGATGACAAAATAACGCGATTGATGTTACATAAAGTTTTAAAAAGGGAAGGATATTCGGTTGTAGAAGCCTCTCAAGGAGATGAGTGCCTAGAAGTTTATAAACACACCCAACCCAGCCTGATTCTCTTAGATGCCATGATGCCAGTTATGGATGGTTTTGAGTGCTGCACAACCCTGCAATCCTTCCCAGGCAGCGAACACATCCCGGTGTTAATGATTACAGCACTAGACGATCAAGCCTCAGTCGATCGCGCTTTTGAAGTTGGTGCTAGCGATTACATTACAAAGCCAATTAACTTAGCTGTGCTGCGTCAACGGGTGCGAATTCTGATCGAAAAGTCTCGACTTTATCGAGAGTTAGAACAAGCGAATCAAAAATTACTCCATTTAGCAACCATTGATAGCCTCACCCAGGTGTCTAATCGTCGCTCCTTTGATGAGTACTTAAGCCGGGAGTGGCAGCGAATGGCACGAGAGTTCTCCCCAATTTCGCTAATTTTGTGTGACGTTGACTTTTTCAAAAATTATAACGATACCTATGGTCATCCTTGCGGAGACGCCTGTTTAAAAGCCGTAGCGCGTACTATCTCCGAGTCGGTAAAGCGTCCCGCTGATTTAGTGGCACGTTACGGTGGAGAAGAATTTGCCGTAATTCTGCCGAATACAGAAGGGATCGGTGCTGCTCATATCGCTCACAACATTCAGTCTAAGATTAGGGCTTTGAAAATTCCTCATGCCAATTCCGATGTGAGTGAATATGTCACCGTGAGTATCGGAATTGCTAGCCTCTTTCCCACATCTGAGTCTATCGCTGATACACTCATTGCGGCTGCCGATCGCGCCCTCTATCGGGCAAAAGCCCAAGGACGGAATTGTCTCATCTTCTCAACAAATTGTTAA
- the hemJ gene encoding protoporphyrinogen oxidase HemJ has protein sequence MAYYWFKAFHLIGVVVWFAGLFYLVRLFVYHAEASQEPEPAQTILKKQYELMEKRLYRIITTPGMLVTVAMAIGLLTTEPEVLKSSWLHFKLAFVAVLLAYHHYCGRIMKKLAAGECQWSGQQFRALNEAPTILLVAIVLLAVFKNNLPTDITAWVIFGLIISMAVTIQLYAKKRKRDKEKLLAATQGKDEEIAGQLPV, from the coding sequence ATGGCATATTACTGGTTTAAAGCATTTCACCTGATTGGCGTTGTCGTTTGGTTTGCCGGGTTGTTCTACCTGGTGCGTCTTTTTGTCTATCATGCAGAGGCTTCCCAAGAACCGGAACCCGCTCAAACGATTCTCAAAAAGCAATATGAGCTGATGGAGAAGCGGCTTTACCGCATTATTACCACGCCAGGAATGCTGGTGACAGTCGCGATGGCGATTGGTTTACTGACGACTGAACCAGAAGTTCTCAAAAGCAGTTGGTTACATTTTAAGCTAGCGTTCGTTGCGGTTTTGCTGGCTTATCATCATTACTGCGGTCGGATTATGAAGAAACTGGCAGCAGGAGAATGTCAGTGGAGTGGACAGCAATTTCGAGCGCTGAATGAAGCGCCGACAATCTTGTTGGTGGCGATTGTCTTACTCGCCGTGTTTAAGAATAATCTACCGACCGATATCACCGCCTGGGTCATCTTTGGCTTAATTATTAGCATGGCAGTCACGATTCAGCTCTACGCAAAAAAACGCAAACGGGATAAAGAAAAACTTCTGGCAGCCACTCAAGGCAAAGATGAGGAAATAGCTGGACAATTGCCTGTTTAA
- a CDS encoding chemotaxis protein CheW, with protein sequence MQDELNIEKFIVFKIADYLFGLSINDVLKVITCSLTDNRNLRTMGIVQLGQYMVKVLDFHQSLGSEDLTELPGEQSFLVITRNGEGELCGILVDEPPNLMELAQESLQIIPRSNHQSGMFQLVSHGAVISAQEGTITILVLDMKRTLSNAIPINNLLSLMPS encoded by the coding sequence ATGCAAGACGAATTAAACATAGAAAAATTCATCGTTTTTAAAATTGCAGACTATCTCTTCGGTCTCTCCATTAATGATGTTCTGAAGGTAATCACTTGTTCTCTTACAGACAACAGAAACCTGAGAACCATGGGTATTGTCCAGCTAGGCCAGTACATGGTTAAGGTTTTAGATTTTCATCAATCGTTAGGCTCAGAAGATTTGACCGAATTACCAGGTGAGCAATCTTTTTTAGTCATTACTCGCAATGGCGAGGGGGAACTGTGCGGAATTTTAGTGGATGAGCCACCTAATTTGATGGAGTTAGCTCAAGAGAGCTTACAAATTATACCGAGATCTAACCATCAATCGGGTATGTTTCAACTGGTTAGTCATGGGGCTGTTATATCTGCTCAAGAAGGTACAATAACGATTCTTGTGTTGGATATGAAGCGAACCCTGAGTAATGCTATTCCAATTAATAATCTATTATCTTTAATGCCGTCCTGA